The following proteins are encoded in a genomic region of Chloroflexota bacterium:
- a CDS encoding GNAT family N-acetyltransferase: MSHISRGAILPGASAERIVAAVEVNWRASVSAFGLAPSVSIRDDRELFWFLTGLPDPAFNSIMYANLPVGRIEAAVAELGRLRAAHRVPMNWLVGPASRPLDLPRRLRAQGLAHLTDLTPMTSTLAAPLPEAERVPRLTIERVADSGALTEWIETERQGFESEPAVGAGLARLRQAMGLGPRLPMRYFLGRIDGEPVATASLLLAGGIAGIYDVSTAPDARRRGIGSAMTTAMLQEAAALGYGVAFLQPSEMGERLYRRLGFAVCCVCGVYG; this comes from the coding sequence ATGTCCCACATCTCGCGCGGCGCCATCTTGCCCGGCGCATCCGCCGAGCGCATCGTCGCGGCCGTCGAGGTCAACTGGCGGGCGAGCGTCAGCGCGTTCGGTCTCGCGCCGTCGGTGTCGATCCGCGACGACCGCGAGCTGTTCTGGTTCCTGACGGGATTGCCGGATCCTGCCTTCAACTCGATCATGTACGCCAACCTTCCGGTGGGCCGGATCGAGGCTGCCGTGGCAGAGCTGGGCCGGCTCCGAGCGGCGCACCGCGTCCCGATGAACTGGCTCGTCGGGCCGGCCTCGCGGCCCCTCGACTTGCCCCGCCGACTGCGCGCACAGGGGCTGGCCCACCTGACGGACCTGACGCCGATGACGAGCACGCTGGCGGCCCCCCTGCCCGAGGCCGAGCGGGTGCCGAGACTGACCATCGAGCGTGTCGCCGACAGCGGCGCGCTGACGGAATGGATCGAGACCGAGCGCCAGGGGTTCGAGAGCGAGCCGGCCGTGGGAGCGGGACTGGCGCGGCTGCGGCAGGCGATGGGCCTGGGACCACGTTTGCCGATGCGCTACTTCCTGGGGCGGATCGATGGCGAGCCGGTCGCCACGGCGTCGCTGCTGCTGGCAGGCGGCATCGCCGGCATCTACGACGTCTCGACAGCGCCGGACGCACGTCGCCGGGGTATCGGCAGCGCCATGACGACAGCCATGCTGCAAGAAGCGGCGGCCCTGGGCTACGGCGTGGCGTTCCTCCAGCCCTCCGAGATGGGCGAGCGGCTGTATCGCCGGCTCGGGTTTGCCGTGTGCTGCGTGTGCGGCGTCTACGG
- a CDS encoding enoyl-CoA hydratase/isomerase family protein, producing the protein MATTAYENILVEKVDGGVGVITLNRPSKLNALSYPLACELDAVLTQFEADDDVRCVVITGAGPKAFSAGADIHEMAGLSPEELAERQQRRAGFTWRLATFKKPTIGAINGLAYGGAALLSSSLDLRIGCERSSFRFLAATYGRINSTWSLPIVVGWAKAKELLYTGRVVTADEALQMGLLNKIVPSEQLLDAAIEMGRQIAANTPEMVQGIKLLLIEDLGRAWHEMYEAERTALATTHRPSAIADGFKDFLARKAPAADA; encoded by the coding sequence GTGGCGACGACGGCCTACGAGAACATCCTGGTGGAGAAGGTAGACGGCGGCGTCGGCGTCATCACGCTGAACCGGCCGTCCAAGCTCAACGCGCTCAGCTATCCGCTCGCCTGCGAGCTGGACGCCGTGTTGACCCAGTTCGAGGCGGACGACGACGTGCGCTGCGTGGTCATCACCGGGGCCGGCCCGAAGGCGTTCTCGGCGGGCGCGGACATCCACGAGATGGCTGGCCTGTCGCCCGAGGAGCTGGCCGAGCGCCAGCAGCGGCGCGCCGGCTTCACCTGGCGCCTGGCGACCTTCAAGAAGCCGACCATCGGCGCAATCAACGGGCTGGCCTATGGCGGCGCGGCGCTGCTCTCCAGCTCGCTCGATCTGCGGATCGGCTGCGAGCGTTCCAGCTTCCGCTTCCTGGCCGCCACCTACGGGCGAATCAACTCGACCTGGAGCCTGCCCATCGTGGTCGGCTGGGCGAAGGCGAAAGAGCTGCTCTACACCGGCCGCGTCGTGACGGCCGACGAAGCGCTCCAGATGGGGCTGCTCAACAAGATCGTGCCGAGCGAGCAGCTGCTGGACGCAGCCATCGAGATGGGACGGCAGATCGCCGCGAACACCCCGGAGATGGTGCAGGGCATCAAGCTGCTGCTGATCGAGGATCTCGGGCGGGCCTGGCACGAGATGTACGAGGCCGAGCGGACCGCCCTGGCCACCACGCACCGGCCGAGCGCGATCGCCGACGGGTTCAAGGACTTCCTGGCCCGGAAAGCGCCGGCCGCCGACGCCTGA